The following proteins come from a genomic window of Macadamia integrifolia cultivar HAES 741 chromosome 14, SCU_Mint_v3, whole genome shotgun sequence:
- the LOC122060977 gene encoding eukaryotic translation initiation factor 4B2-like: MLKEEIEHLRKELEKETAVAVNGESLESGGEQSSLHELILSKEKDLELLIRELDDKVKFGQKALERPGSGAGRVAGFPDRPGSGAGRGAGFPERPPSQSGLSEDYRSMEFTERPRSRGTGDVWTRTGDDRRAFQGGRERGFLGNRDMDRPKSRERW, from the exons atgctgaaagaagaaatagaacATCTAAGGAAGGAACTGGAGAAGGAAACTGCAGTAGCTGTAAATGGGGAGAGTCTGGAGTCTGGTGGAGAGCAATCTAGTCTACATGAGCTGATATTGAGCAAGGAAAAGGACCTGGAACTGCTGATCCGTGAGTTGGATGACAAAGTGAAGTTTGGCCAGAAAGCCCTTGAGAGGCCTGGTTCTGGAGCAGGGAGGGTTGCTGGCTTTCCTGACAGGCCTGGGTCTGGAGCAGGGAGGGGTGCTGGCTTTCCTGAGAGGCCTCCCTCTCAGTCTGGCTTGTCAGAGGACTACAGAAGTATGGAATTTACTGAGAGGCCTCGGTCTCGTGGCACGGGAGATGTGTGGACCAGGACTGGAGACGACAGAAGAGCGTTTCAGGGTGGCAGGGAAAGAGGATTTCTTGGCAATAGAGACATGGACAG GCCCAAGTCTAGGGAAAGATGGTGA
- the LOC122060914 gene encoding uncharacterized protein LOC122060914 translates to MEMKKIVVVVEDVDAARTALQWTLRNLLRYGDLMTLLHVFPSSKSRNSKNKKKQRLLRLRGFQLALSFKDLCDATVFGAKVEIVVREGDEEGRTIASLVREIGATALVVGLHDQSFLYKLAMAHGNVTSHLNCRVLAINRRLPMTSDDNPTNLDLTQIEIAGLWVPPLPPQKIPYQILPSPFDKIWKTKRRGGRRGRGSS, encoded by the exons atggagatgaagaagataGTGGTAGTAGTGGAAGATGTGGATGCAGCTCGAACCGCACTTCAATGGACTCTCCGCAACTTACTTCGTTATGGGGATTTGATGACTCTACTTCATGTCTTCCCCTCTTCAAAATCAAGAAAcagcaagaacaagaagaagcagaggCTCCTCCGATTGCGAGGCTTTCAATTGGCTCTTTCTTTCAAAGATCTCTGTGATGCCACCGTTTTTGGT GCGAAGGTGGAGATTGTGGTGAGGGAAGGTGATGAAGAGGGGCGGACGATTGCTTCGCTGGTCAGAGAGATTGGAGCTACGGCGTTGGTGGTGGGTCTCCATGACCAGAGTTTCCTCTACAA GTTGGCCATGGCCCATGGCAACGTTACAAGCCACCTCAATTGCAGGGTTCTTGCCATTAATCGCCGATTACCGATGACATCAGACGATAACCCCACAAATTTGGACTTGACGCAGATTGAGATTGCCGGATTATG GGTTCCTCCTCTCCCTCCACAAAAAATTCCATACCAAATACTTCCAAGCCcttttgataaaatttggaaaacaaagaggagaggaggaagaaggggtCGGGGGAGCAGTTGA